The Hirundo rustica isolate bHirRus1 chromosome 29, bHirRus1.pri.v3, whole genome shotgun sequence genome window below encodes:
- the LOC120764320 gene encoding keratin-associated protein 5-8-like isoform X2 produces MRRNANSRRKDGREYKKAPGPAGFIRSSPPFASPHSSAGSASAPTGPKMPNGCCGCRGGNNYSICCYSSPKTCCKTPMQCCSPMQCCSPCCMPMQSCCYTISRNNNRCCRGCCGGN; encoded by the exons ATGAGGCGAAACGCAAATTCCAG GAGGAAGGATGGACGGGAGTATAAAAAGGCTCCGGGCCCAGCTGGCTTCATTCGCTCTTCTCCTCCCTTCGCCTCTCCTCACTCTTCAGCAGG ctctgcctccgCTCCCACCGGCCCCAAGATGCCCAACGGATGCTGCGGATGCCGCGGTGGAAATAACTACTCCATCTGCTGCTACAGCAGCCCCAAGACCTGCTGCAAGACGCccatgcagtgctgcagccccatgcagtgctgcagcccctgctgcatGCCCATGCAGTCCTGCTGCTACACCATCAGCCGCAACAACAACAGGTGCTGCCGCGGCTGCTGCGGCGGCAACTGA
- the LOC120764320 gene encoding keratin-associated protein 5-8-like isoform X1 translates to MVNGCLTSRRKDGREYKKAPGPAGFIRSSPPFASPHSSAGSASAPTGPKMPNGCCGCRGGNNYSICCYSSPKTCCKTPMQCCSPMQCCSPCCMPMQSCCYTISRNNNRCCRGCCGGN, encoded by the exons ATGGTCAATGGCTGTCTCACTTCCAGGAGGAAGGATGGACGGGAGTATAAAAAGGCTCCGGGCCCAGCTGGCTTCATTCGCTCTTCTCCTCCCTTCGCCTCTCCTCACTCTTCAGCAGG ctctgcctccgCTCCCACCGGCCCCAAGATGCCCAACGGATGCTGCGGATGCCGCGGTGGAAATAACTACTCCATCTGCTGCTACAGCAGCCCCAAGACCTGCTGCAAGACGCccatgcagtgctgcagccccatgcagtgctgcagcccctgctgcatGCCCATGCAGTCCTGCTGCTACACCATCAGCCGCAACAACAACAGGTGCTGCCGCGGCTGCTGCGGCGGCAACTGA